One window of the Flavobacteriaceae bacterium YJPT1-3 genome contains the following:
- the rplU gene encoding 50S ribosomal protein L21 gives MYAIVEIAGQQFKVAKDQKVFVHRLSTEEGKKVVFDNVLLVGDGKETTIGAPAIDGAQVGAKVVKHLKGDKVIVFKKKRRKGYKKKNGHRQLLTEIVIESITASGAKKSSSAKAKEEKPKAEKAAPQKKAAPKKEAAPKKETAKAKAPAKKASAKGDDLKKIEGIGPKAAEALTAAGIGTFAELAKQKPAKISEVLTEASSRLAHLVTDTWPKQAKLAADGKWEELKALQDKLDGGIEK, from the coding sequence ATGTACGCAATTGTAGAGATAGCAGGGCAGCAATTTAAAGTTGCGAAAGATCAAAAGGTGTTTGTGCACCGTTTGTCTACAGAAGAAGGAAAGAAAGTTGTTTTTGACAACGTTCTTTTAGTAGGTGACGGAAAAGAGACCACCATTGGCGCCCCGGCTATAGACGGAGCTCAAGTAGGAGCAAAAGTCGTGAAGCACCTTAAAGGTGACAAAGTAATCGTCTTCAAAAAGAAAAGACGTAAAGGGTATAAGAAGAAAAACGGTCATCGTCAACTATTGACTGAGATCGTGATCGAAAGCATTACTGCTTCTGGAGCTAAAAAGTCTTCTTCCGCGAAAGCGAAAGAGGAAAAGCCTAAAGCAGAGAAAGCGGCTCCCCAGAAAAAAGCAGCTCCTAAAAAGGAAGCAGCTCCAAAGAAGGAAACCGCTAAAGCGAAAGCACCGGCTAAAAAAGCGAGCGCTAAAGGAGATGATCTTAAGAAAATTGAGGGAATCGGACCGAAGGCTGCTGAAGCACTTACTGCTGCCGGAATTGGTACTTTCGCTGAGTTGGCTAAACAAAAGCCGGCTAAAATCAGTGAAGTGTTGACCGAGGCAAGTTCGCGTCTAGCGCACTTAGTTACGGATACCTGGCCAAAACAAGCCAAACTTGCCGCCGACGGGAAGTGGGAGGAGTTAAAAGCCTTACAGGATAAATTAGACGGAGGGATCGAAAAATAA
- the rpmA gene encoding 50S ribosomal protein L27, whose protein sequence is MAHKKGVGSSKNGRDSESKRLGVKIFGGQAAVAGNIIVRQRGTKHHPGENVYASKDHTLHARVDGIVEFRKRKDNKSFVSVVPFENGAQA, encoded by the coding sequence ATGGCTCATAAAAAAGGAGTAGGTAGTTCTAAAAACGGTAGAGATTCAGAATCGAAACGCTTAGGTGTAAAGATTTTTGGAGGTCAGGCTGCTGTGGCTGGAAACATCATCGTAAGACAACGTGGAACCAAACATCACCCGGGTGAGAATGTGTATGCGTCTAAAGACCATACCCTACACGCACGCGTAGATGGAATCGTGGAATTCAGAAAACGCAAAGACAACAAGTCTTTCGTATCTGTTGTTCCTTTTGAAAATGGAGCACAGGCTTAA
- a CDS encoding DUF4199 domain-containing protein, giving the protein MSKKITLPIRFSLAISAALIAYFLILSLLGLHTNPIYSLFNGVITAFGIYEAIKYYKLEKGSEFDFSSGFTVGIVTGFIATLIFTLFFGIYAGNLNPDFLHTLISQWEDTYNTSLGSVIFVVALMGFATTVVITLSFMQLFKESWNPKKRKKE; this is encoded by the coding sequence ATGTCAAAAAAAATTACCCTACCTATTCGTTTCAGTTTGGCTATTAGTGCCGCTTTGATCGCTTATTTTCTGATACTTTCACTACTCGGGCTACACACCAATCCCATCTATTCCCTATTTAATGGAGTGATTACCGCTTTTGGGATCTATGAAGCGATCAAATACTACAAACTGGAAAAAGGAAGTGAATTTGACTTTTCCAGCGGATTCACCGTAGGGATCGTTACCGGCTTTATCGCTACCCTTATTTTTACACTTTTCTTTGGAATTTATGCCGGAAACCTTAATCCCGACTTCCTTCACACGCTCATCAGTCAGTGGGAGGATACTTATAATACCAGTCTGGGAAGCGTCATTTTTGTAGTGGCCTTAATGGGATTTGCGACCACCGTAGTGATCACGCTGTCCTTCATGCAACTCTTTAAAGAGAGCTGGAATCCAAAAAAGCGAAAGAAAGAATAG